The Flavobacteriales bacterium genomic interval ATTATTTGGCTTTAATGGGGACATCTGGTTCTGGAAAATCAACGCTAATGAATATCTTAGGAGCGTTAGATACTCCTACTTCTGGATCGTATACACTTAAGGGAAAATCTGTTGATCAATTAGACGATCAAGCATTATCGAAATATAGAAATAAAGAAATAGGTTTTGTTTTTCAAACATTTAATCTATTGCCGAAATTAAACGCGATAGAAAATGTTGCATTACCATTGTTGTATGCAGATGTATCCAAAAAAGAACGAGAAGAGCGGGCTAAAAAAATGTTAGGAAAAGTAGGATTATCTGAACATATGTACAATAAGCCTAATGAAATGAGTGGAGGGCAACGTCAGCGAGTTGCAATAGCTAGAGCCTTAATCAATGAGCCATCTATCATCTTGGCGGATGAACCTACAGGAAATTTGGATACTAAAACTTCAATAGAAGTTATGGAGTTTTTTAAAACGTTACATAAAGCTGGAAATACAATAATACTAGTTACCCATGAACTAGATATCGCTGAATATGCTGAGAAAACAATTGTATTGAAGGATGGAGAAATAATTGAAAAATGAAAAAAACAGGAATTATAATTGGAGGAGTAATTTTAGCTGCAATAGCTTATTTCTTTTTATTTAATGAGTCAGAACAAGAAGAATTGGATCCAATTAAAGCAACAGTACAAAGCGGTGAGTTTATTGTTTCTGTAGTAACAACAGGAGAATTAGAAGCTAAAAACTCAGTAGATATTTATGCTCCAGCTAGTTTGAGAAAAATGGGGGTTAATCAGATTAAAGTGTCAACAATGGTTGACGAGGGAACTATTTTAAAAGAAGGCGACTTTGTAGCTACACTAGATCCTTCTGAAATAGGAACGGAGATCAGGAAATTATATTCAGAATTATCCCAAAAAGAATCCGATTTAAAAGCCGCAAAATTAGATACGAGTTTAACGATGCGAAGTGAAAGAGAAACATTGTTAAATTTAAAGGTAGAATTAGAACAAAACCAGCTAGAGTTAGAGCAATCAAAATTCGAACCACCTGCTACTCAACGAAAAATAGAAATACAATTAGAAAAAACAGCCCGAAACTATAAACAAGCAAAAAGTAATATCGTTCTTAAAGAACAACAAGCAGTAGCAAAAGTTTTTAAAGTACAATCAGATGTCATGTTAATTCAAGATAAAATATCGAGAATGCAAGAGGTGATGGATGGCTTAACAATTAA includes:
- a CDS encoding ABC transporter ATP-binding protein, whose amino-acid sequence is MIELKNIKKTYRTGKIEYTALKNINLTVHQNDYLALMGTSGSGKSTLMNILGALDTPTSGSYTLKGKSVDQLDDQALSKYRNKEIGFVFQTFNLLPKLNAIENVALPLLYADVSKKEREERAKKMLGKVGLSEHMYNKPNEMSGGQRQRVAIARALINEPSIILADEPTGNLDTKTSIEVMEFFKTLHKAGNTIILVTHELDIAEYAEKTIVLKDGEIIEK
- a CDS encoding HlyD family efflux transporter periplasmic adaptor subunit, which gives rise to MKKTGIIIGGVILAAIAYFFLFNESEQEELDPIKATVQSGEFIVSVVTTGELEAKNSVDIYAPASLRKMGVNQIKVSTMVDEGTILKEGDFVATLDPSEIGTEIRKLYSELSQKESDLKAAKLDTSLTMRSERETLLNLKVELEQNQLELEQSKFEPPATQRKIEIQLEKTARNYKQAKSNIVLKEQQAVAKVFKVQSDVMLIQDKISRMQEVMDGLTIKAPQNGMLVYYENWNGKVKAGTTINTWNPVVASIPDLSEMISKTYVNEIDISKVSKNQKVKINIDAFPDLPLEGEVIQVANIGQQEKDGDAKVFEVKVRLTKMDSVLKPAMTTTNEIMIEKFEDVLSIPIEGVYATDSLLYVYKAINGKVEKQEIRTGVSNSTSIIIENGVEAGDEIYLIPPKDAENTSITRLTK